In Rhodoferax sediminis, the sequence GCGGGAACAGCTCCTTTCTGCGTTCAATATCGTGCGGAAAGCCACCGCAGGCCAGCACCACACCTCGCGACGCGTTGACCCTGACCGTCTTTCCTTCGTGCTGGACCAGCGCTCCGGCGACGCCGTCGAATTCGGTGACAAGTTTCTTTACCGGCGATGACAGCCAGACGGGAATGTCCAAATCCATCGCAGCCTTGGCCAGTCGCCCGGCAAGCGCGTTTCCGTTGGTGAGCGTCATACCCCGGCCGTTTCCGAGCACGTCCAGGAAGTGCTTGCTCAATCGTTTGGTGACATATACGAAGGACTCCAGCGATTTGAATGCGCGCATGAAGTGCTTAATCTCAGGGCCTGAGCCCAGCATCATCCCGAAAACCGTTAACTCGGGAAGCGGCAACGCCAGTTGTTTGATACGCGGACCCAGTTCACGGCCGTCGAACGGGCGCGTGACCATGGAACGACCTCCGGGCTGACCACCGATTGCTTCAGAGTGATAGTCAGGGAAGACGGCCGGCATATCGAACTGCACGCAGGTTTTTTGCGTGAAGAAGTCGATTGCCTTCGGGCCGTTTTCAAGAAAGGCGTCAACGCGAGCCTCGTCAAAGTGTGTCGTCGTCTCGTGCTTGAGATAGGCCTTTGCCGCGCCGGGCGGCTCATTGATTCCTTGCTCGGTAGCCAGGCGTGTTCCCGGTATCCAAAGCCAGCCACCAGAACGTGCGGTCGTACCGCCGTACGTCGCCTCCTTCTCTACAACGAGGACTTTAAGCCCCTGAAACGCCGCCGTGACCGCCGTTGCCATGCCTGAGGCGCCCGTGCCCACGACGAGCACGTCCACCGTAATATTTTCCTGAGCCATTCCATTTCCCCACAAAGAAGCATTGGGTCGGATTTTATATTTCATCTGACTATTGTCAATAGATTTGTTAATATCAATTTGTAAGATTCAATCGAATCGATTTGTTATTATGGAAAACCCTTATGGATACACTGACCCCTTCGCGTTTTGCGATCCCCATCATGGAAAAGAGTCGACGCGGTATTCAATCGATTGAAATCGGAAGTGCCCTGCTCTTGCAGCTAGCCAGGCACGTTCGGCCCATCCCATTGAAGGATCTGGCGAAAGCCGCCGGCATGACTGCGGGCAAGGCGCATCCGTATATGGTCAGCTTCCTCAATGTCGGGTTCGTCACCCAAACAGATGCGGGCCACTACGAACTTGGGCCGCTGGCACTCCAGTTGGGTCTCGCCCGGCTGCAGCGGATGGATCCCGTGAAGGAGGCATCGCAGCAGATCGAAGCCCTCGCCAACGACACTGGCCAAAGTGTGGCGGTCGCCGTCTGGGGCAACTTGGGCCCCACCATCGTGCGACTCGAAGAGCCGATTGAACCGCTGCATGTGAATCTGCGTACCGGCACCGTCATGTCGCTGGCCAATACAGCTACCGGCAGGCTGTTCGCGGCTTACATGCCCCCAAAGGTAGTTGAGCACCTGCTATCCGATGAGCTTGCACGCCTCAGTAAGGGGGTGAATTCAAAGATTCCTGTGGTGCACGAGGTCTTGGAAGCCTCTCTGGCCGAGACCCGAAAACACGGGCTCTCGCGTTCACTCGGCCAACCAATCCCGGGCATCGATGCGCTATGCGCGCCCGTCTTCGATTCCGCCGGTCATATCGTGCTGGGTATCCTCGTCATGGGCCCTTCGGCGACCTTCGACAGCAGTTGGGACGGTGCCGTTGCCACTCCACTTCTCCGCTGCGCGCTGGAAGTGTCGCGGCGTGTGGGGCACAACTAACAAACGAACGTTGCGTTTAGAGGTGGCCTGAGCTGCCCTACAACATTTTGTACCGTACGGGTATCCGATGAAATAGAGGTTTTGGCGATTGTGGCCCACAAGCGCCGCCCTGATTATTGGGTCAAGCGGCTGTACACCACGCCGTCGCCGGCACCAGAAACTCCCGGCTGATGTGCGCGCCCAGCTCATTCACGCGGTCCAGGAACTGCGTGAGGAACGCATGCAGCCCGGTAGCCAGGATCTCGTCGATGCGGCCGTACTGCACGTCGGCACGCAGCCGGCCGGCGCGGCGCAGGGTTTCGCAGGCCGCGTCGCTCGCCACGAGGTGCAGGTTGCTGACCACCTCGTTGAGGCTGGCGTGCAGCGAGCGCGGCATGTCGGCACGCAGGATCAGGAGCTCGGCGACGCGCTCGGGACGGATCACGTCGCGGTACACCTTGCGATAGATCTCGAAGCCCGAGACGCTGCGCAAAATCGCGCTCCAGTGGTAGAAGTCGTACTCCTGATCCTGCTCGGTGGCGGCGCCGAAGAAGTCGCTCTGCACCGCGTGGAACTTCACGTCCACCAGGCGCGCCGTGTTGTCGGCGCGCTCCAGGAAGGTGCCCAGGCGCATGAAATGCAGCGCCTCGTCCATCAGCATGGTGCCCACGGTCACGCCGCGCGAGAGATGCGAGCGGAATTTGACCCATTCAAAAAACTGCCCCGGGTCCTGCTCGAACTCACCCGCGCGCAGCATGCGGTTGACTTCCAGCCAGGTCTGGTTCTGCGTCTCCCAGACTTCGGTGGTGAGTGTGCCGCGCACGGCGCGCGCATTCTCGCGCGCGGCGCGCAGGCACGACAGGATGCTGGACGGGTTGCTTTCGTCCCGGACCATGAACTCCATCACGCCGCAGGACGTGACCTCGCCATGCTTGGCGGTGTACATCGGCAGCAGTTCGCTGATGGACAGCAGCCCCTGCCAGCCCAGTTGCGCCACGGCGGCCGACTGCGGCAGCAGCGCGGTCTGGTAGTTGACGTCGATCATGCGCGCGGTGTTCTCCGCCCGCTCGGTGTAGCGGGACATCCAGAACAGGTGGTCGGCGGTACGTGACAGCATGTTTAACTCCTTGCAGCCGACGACTGGGATTGAGACTGCAGCTGCGATTGCAATTGCGCCTGGGCCACGGGCCGGGCCCCCATTTCGAGAACCCAGGTGTCCTTGGTGCCGCCGCCCTGCGACGAGTTCACCACCAGCGAGCCTTCCTTCAGCGCCACGCGCGTGAGGCCGCCGGGCACCATCTGCACCTCCTTGCCCGACAGCACGAACGGGCGCAGGTCAATGTGGCGCGGCGCGATGCCGCTCTCGACAAAAGTCGGGCAGCTCGACAGGCTGAGCGTGGGCTGCGCAATGTAGCCGCCCGGGTTGGCGAGCAGGGCCTGGCGGAATTCTTCAATCTCGGCGGTGGTCGAGGCCGGGCCCACCAGCATGCCGTAGCCGCCCGCGCCATGCACCTCCTTGATCACCAGGTCCTTCAGGTGGGCCAGCACGTATTTCAGGTCGTCCGGGCGGCGGCAGATGTGCGTGGGCACGTTGTTCAGGATCGGCTTTTCGCCCAGGTAGAACTCGATCATCTGGGGCACGTAGGGGTAGATCGACTTGTCGTCGGCAATGCCGGTGCCGGCCGCGTTGCAGATGCTCACATTGCCCGCGCGGTAGACCTCCAGCAGACCCGCGCAGCCCAGCGTGGAGCTGGGGCGAAACACCAGCGGGTCCAGAAAATCGTCATCGACGCGGCGGTAGATCACATCCACGCGCATGGGGCCGCGCGTGGTGCGCATGTACACGAAATTGTCCTTCACGAACAGGTCCTGGCCCTCGACCAGCTCGACCCCCATCTGCTGCGCCAGAAAGGCGTGCTCGAAGTAGGCGCTGTTGTACATGCCGGGGGTCAGCACCACCACGGTCGGGTCGGCCGTGGCGGGCGGGCTTGACGCGCGCAGCGTCTCCAGCAGCAGGTCGGGATAGTGCGCCACCGGCGCCACGTGATGGGCGTTGAACAGGTCGGGAAACAGCCGCATCATCATCTTGCGGTTTTCCAGCATGTAGCTGACGCCGCTGGGCACGCGCAGATTATCTTCGAGCACGTAGTACTCGCCGTTGCCCTGGGCATCGGGCGCGCGCACGATGTCCACGCCCGCGATGTGCGAGTAAATCTGGTTCGGCACGTCCACCCCCACCATCTGCGGGCGGAACTGCGCGTTGCGGGTGATCTGGTCGGCCTCGATCAGGCCGGCCTTGATGATTGCCTGGTCGTGGTACACGTCGTGCAGGAAGCGATTCAGCGCTGTCACCCGCTGCACCAGACCGCGCTCGAGGGCGGCCCACTCATGCGCCGGAATAATGCGCGGGATCAGGTCGAACGGAATCAGCCGCTCGGTGCCGAAGCCATTTTCGTCCTTCGCACCGTAGACCGCAAAGGTGATGCCGACGCGCCGAAAGATCATCTCGGCCTCTTCGCGCCGCTTGGCCATCATGTCGCCGGGCTGGCGCGCGAGCCATTCGTCGTAGATCTTGTAGTGATCGCGAATCTGTGCACCGTGAGAGAAGAACTCGTACGGCAGCCGGGTGTACATCTCGTCGAATTTGACCATGGCGATCTCCTGCATCTAGCTTAGCAATTTTTGGGCCATATGCAGCAGTGTTTTGCGCCAGAGATGCCCCATTTGACACCCTCAAGGCACCCGGTGGTGCCAGTAGCGCAGCCCGGCTTCGCGCTGGCAGCCAACCTGCCCGGGCTGCGCCGACGACCAGGTTGCGGCGCCGCAGTGTACCGAGTCGACCACGCGGATGCCGCGCTCCTCATAGCGCGCCAGCACCGGCGGCGCCGGGTGGCCGAAGCGGCTGCGGTAGCCGGCCTGCACCAACGCCCAGTGCGGCCGCACGGCATCGAGAAACAGCGCGCTGCTGGAGGTCTTGCTGCCGTGGTGGGGCACCAGCAACACGTCAGCCTTGATGAGGTCGGCGACATCGGCCACCAGCCGGGCCTCCTGCGGCTGCTCGATATCGCCCACCAGCAACGCCGTCTGCGCGCCATTCGAGATGCGCAGCACGCAGCTCATGGCGTTGGGCTTGTTCGGTACCTCATAGTCGGCCGCGTTCGGGCGCAGCACCTCGAAGCTGACGCCGTCCCAGGCCCAGCGCTGACCGCCGTCGCGCGCCGCGACGCAGCGGGTGGCCGGGCGCAGCGCCTGCAGTTCGTGGCCGGCCTCGATCGAGCTGAGCAAATTCGCCTGCGGCTGCATGGCGAGCACGGCTGGCGCGCCGCCGATGTGGTCGCTGTCGCGGTGGCTCAGCATCACGGTGTCGACGCGCTCGCCCAGCGCGCGCAGCAGCGGCACCAGCACGCGCTGGCCGGCGTCGCTCTCCTGGCTGAAGCGCGGCCCGGTGTCGTACACCAGCGTGTGCGCGGCGGTGCGCACGATCACGGCATTGCCCTGGCCGATGTCGGCCGCCAGCAGCTCGAACTGGCCGTCCGGCGGGCGGTGCGGCTGCCACAAGAGCACCGGCAGCATCAACGGCAGCCCCAGCACGCGCAGCGACCAGGGCAGCCGCATCGCCAGCAAAAGACCGCCAAAAACACCTGCAGCCCCCGCCCATACAGCGGGAGAAGCTATCGAAACCGTAGCAAACGGCAGCTGCGCCAGCAGCTTCAAATACCAGCCCAGCGCCGCAATGGCCCCCGCCGCCGCGTCCCACAGCGGCGCCAGCACGATGCCCAGCATGGACAGCGGCGTGACCACCAGGGTGACCCAGGGAATCGCCACCGCATTCGCCAGCAGGCCCACCACCGAGACCTGGCCAAACAGCAGCAGCGTCAGCGGCGTGAGCGCCAGCGTGACCACCCACTGCTCGTGCGCCATGGTGAGCAATCGGCCCCTGGCCCCCACCGGTCGTACGCCACCTGCTCCTGGGTCTGTAGCAAACAGCACACCCACCGCAACAAAGCTGAGCCAGAACCCGGCCTGCATCAAGGCCCAGGGATCGACCACCAGCACCACGGCGCAGGCCAGCAGCCAGACCTGCGGCCACGGCCAGCGCCGCCCGGACAGGCGCAGCAGGCCTACGGTGGCGAGCATCCAGATGGTGCGCTGCGAGGGCACGCCCCAGCCGCTGAACACCGCGTAGGCCGTGGCCAGCAGCACACCGCCGATCAGCGCCGCGCTGGGCGCCGGATAGAACAGGCACAGCCTTGCCGAGCGCCGCCACAGCCAGCCCACCAGCGCGGCGGCGAGCCAGGCAAACATGGTGATATGAAGCCCTGAGATGCTCATCAGGTGCGCGACACCCGTGGCGCGGAAGACATCCCAGTCGGCGCGCTCGATCGCGTTCTGGTCGCCCACCACCAGCGCCGCGATCACGCCCGCGAGCTGGCGCTCGGCAACGCGCGCCTGCACGGCGTCGCGCACCTGCTGGCGCACGCGCTCCACCGGGTGCTGCCAGGTGTCGCCCAGACGCTGCGGCACGGCGTCTTTGGGCCCGGCGCGCACATAGCCCGTGGCCTGCAGGCCCTGCTCCCACAGCCACAGTTCGTAATCGAAGCCATAGGGGTTGCTGTTGCCGTGCGGCGCCTTCAGGCGCACCGTCATGCGCCAGCGCTCGCCGGCGCGCACATCGGCCAGCGGCTGCACCGCCGCGGCCGGAGCGTCGCCGGCAGGCGCGCCCATGGCGCCATAGCCACTGCCGTACCAGCTCAGGTAAATCTGCGGCGGCAGCGCCACGGGGGCACCGTCCAGGCTGGCCGACTCGACCGAGAAGCGAAAGCGCAGCCCCACCTCGCTGCGCTGCGGCATGGCGGCCGCCACGCCCACCACGGCGATATCGCGGCCCTCCAGCGCAGGCGCCAGCGCGTCGTGCTCGAAGGCCGTGGCGCGCAGACCGCACAGGCTGAACCCCAGCACCGCCGCCGCCACAAACGCCGCGCAGCGGCGCCAGAAGCTGCCCGCGCTTGCTACATGTTTAGTAGCAGCAACTCCATACAGGATAATGGCTACAACCACAAAACATGCATAAACCGGCCAAAACCAGAGCGCCGGCTGCTGCAACTGCAGCGCCGTGCCCGCGATAAAACCCGGCAACGCCGCGAAGGCCGGCGCGGCCCCGGTTGCGGCCCGGTATCCCCCCTGATGCCAAGTGTTGCGCATGACGGCGATGCTAACGGGCCGCGCGCCGAACACGGCAACAGGTTCGCGCGGGGCGCATCTCGCGCGCCGGCTCGGCGTGACCGGCCAGCACATCACGCCCGGTTTTGAAGACACCTGGTACTACCTGTGGCGCGAGCGCCGCCTGCCGGTGAACGTGGACCCGTTCGACGCCAGACTCGACGACGAGATGGAGCGCGCCCGGCTGCGCCGCGTGTTCGAGCAAAAGCTCGATGCGGTGGTCGGCTATGTGCTGCCGCTGAAGGTCAGCGAGGCTCCGTCACGGGCCGGCCCGGCCTGGGTCACCGGCCCCTGGTCCCTGCGCGACGAGCGCATGTACCTGGTGGAGCAGGCTCCCTCGGCACCGCGCGGCGCCCTGCCGGCCGCCAGCGACTTGTCCGCGCGTTATGGCCACGCCGGCGCCGTGCCCTACCTGGCCGGCACGGGCCCGCAAGGCGAAGCCGCCCGGCTGTTGCAGGGCCGCGCCGGCGGCTCGGGCACCGGCAGCGCCCTCACGGGCCGGCACACCAACCCCGGCGACTTTGTGCGTGCGCCCGATCGTTTCGAGTCGGCCCACTGGATCAGCCGCTCCGCCCTGTGCGTGGAAGTGCGCGACCCGCGCCGCGCCAGCGGCCCGACGGGCGAGGCGGTGGGCCACAAGTCGGGCGTGCTCTACGTCTTCATGCCGCCCCTCGAAAAGCTGGAGGACACCTCGATCTGCTCGCCGCCATCGAAGCCACGAGCACCGAACTGGGCCTGAAGATCGTGCTCGCCGGGCACAATCGATGTGCCGGCCGCGACCATCCATGTGGCGGGCAGCCGCGATTTCCCGTTCACGCTGGATTTGCGCAGGTCGGCACAGAGCTTGCGCCCGCCGACATCCCAGTTGCGGTCGCGAAGCGCCTAGACTCGACACTGGTCAGCATCGACGACTGATCCATTTACCGCCAGGGATTTTAAGAAACCCCTCATGAATATGAAATCAACCGATCAAACCAAACACCATTCCGAAGATGCTGTCCTGAATGAGACCGGCTTGAGAAAGGGCCTGACCAGCTATGGTGACCAAGGCTTCTCGCTCTTTCTCCGGAAGGCTTTTATCAAGGGGGCAGGTTACACAGACACTGCGCTGGATCGACCGGTGATCGGCATTGCAAATACCGGAAGCTCGTACAACCCCTGTCATGGCAATGCCCCCCAACTTATCGAGGCCGTCAAACGCGGTGTCCTGCTGGCGGGCGGGCTGCCTATGGATTTCCCCACCATTTCCATTCACGAGAGCTTCGCGGCGCCGACCAGCATGTACCTGCGCAACCTCATGTCGATGGATACGGAGGAGATGATTCGGGCCCAACCCATGGACGCGGTGGTGCTGATTGGCGGCTGCGACAAGACTGTTCCGGCGCAGCTCATGGGCGCGGCATCCGCAGGCATCCCTGCCATCCAGTTGATCACAGGCTCCATGCTGACGGGATCCCACAGGGGCGAGCGTGTGGGTGCATGCACTGACTGCCGCCGCTATTGGGGCAAGTTCCGCGCTGGCGAGATAGACGCCCAGGAAACAGCGAATGTCAACAACCAGTTGGTGGCCAGCGTGGGAACCTGCTCTGTCATGGGAACAGCGAGCACGATGGCCTGTATTGCCGAGGCATTGGGTATGACGGTTCCCGGCGGAGCATCGCCTCCGGCCGTCACTTCCGATCGCATCCGCATTGCAGAGGCGACCGGTGCGCGGGCTGTCCAGATGGCGCGTGATCGGCTGACCATCGACAAGATCCTGACTCCCGCAGCTTTCGAAAATGCCATGCGCGTGCTGCTGTCCATCGGCGGCTCCACCAACGGCATCGTGCACCTGGCGGCCATCGCAGGTCGTGTTGGCCTGGAAATTGATATGCAGGCTCTGGATCGCATGGGGCGGGGAACACCGGTCTTGCTGGATCTCAAACCATCCGGTCAGCACTATATGGAAGACTTCCACAAGGCGGGTGGCATGGCCGCCCTATTCAGGGAACTAAAGCCCTTGCTGCGCCTGGATGCATTAACGGTGACGGGGCGCACGCTTGGACAGGAGATTGAGAGCGCCGGGCCGGGCTTTGCGCAGGACGTGATCCGCCCCATTGATAACCCGATTTACCCGCAAGGGGGCATTGCCGTGTTAAGCGGCAACCTGGCACCAGGTTGCGCCATCATCAAGCAATCTGCGGCCGATCCGAAGTTGATGGAGCACGAGGGGCGTGCGGTGGTCTTTGAAAATGCCGAGGACCTGGTCAACCGCATTGATCTTGACGATCTGGATGTCACGCCAGAGGATGTCCTGGTGCTCAAGAACATCGGCCCCAAGGGGGCGCCGGGCATGCCCGAGGCAGGCTACATCCCTATCCCGCTCAAGCTGGCACGCGCTGGCGTGAAGGACATGGTCCGGATTTCGGACGGTCGAATGAGCGGCACGGCCTTCGGCACCATCGTGCTGCACGTGACCCCGGAATCCGCCGTGGGTGGACCACTGGCACAGGTGCGCAATGGAGATCGAATCCGGTTGAGCGTGCGCAACCGGGAGATCAGTCTGCTGGTTTCCGACGAAGAGCTTGTCCAGCGGGCCCGCGCCAACGTGTTGATCGAGCCAACAGCAGAGCGGGGCTATCGCAAGCTGTTCCTGCAAACCGTCACGCAGGCAGACAAGGGTGTCGACTTTGACTTTCTAAGAGCCCCACAGATCACCGGGAAAACGCCTCGGTCCTGACATACGCCGGTCAGCTGGCCAGCGGCGAGGTGATCTGGTCGATGCGCCCCATTACCTCGGGCGTCAGTTGGGGCAGCACGTCCACGGCGCCAAGATTGTCTTGCAACTGCGAGATTTTGGAGGCCCCGGTGATGACGGTGCTGACCCTGGGGTTGCGTGCAGCCCAGGCAATTGCCATCTGGCCGAGACTGCAATTCAGCTCGGACGCCACGGCTTCCAGTTTCGTGACCACCGCGTTTTTGGCGGCGTCCGTGAGGCCCTTGACGAGATACCCCATTCCTTCAATGGCACCGCGACTGCCTGCGGGAACGCCATTGCGGTATTTGCCGGTGAGCAATCCGCCGGCCAGGGGGCTCCAGGTCGTCAACCCCAGGCCGATATCCTCATAAAGCCGTGTGTACTCCTGTTCCACCCGCTTGCGGTGAAACAGGTTGTACTGCGGCTGCTCCATCACGGGCTTGTGCAGGTGGTGCCGTTCGGCAATGTCCCAGGCCGCGCGAATCTCTTCCGCAGACCATTCGCTGGTGCCCCAGTACAGCGCCTTGCCGCGGCTGATCATGTCGCTCATGGCCCAGACGGTTTCCTCGATGGGCGTGTGGGGGTCGGGCCGATGGCAGTACACCAGGTCAATAAAATCCAGGCCCATGCGCCGAAGCGAGCCATCGATGGCCTGCATCAGATACTTGCGGTTGAGTGTGTCCTTGTGATTGACGGGCTGGACATCGCGGTCCAGCCCCCAGAAGAACTTGGTGGAGACGATGTAGCTCAATCGTGGCCATTTCAAAGCCTTGAAGGCTTCGCCCATGACCACCTCGCTCTTGCCACGCGCGTAGGCCTCGGCATTGTCAAAGAAGTTGACGCCGGCATCACGCGCGGCCGCCAGCATCTCGCGAGCCGCGGCCACATTCACCTGGTTATGGTAGGTCACCCAGGAGCCCACGGAGAGTTCGCTGACCTGCAGGCCGCTGCGGCCAAGACGTCGGTATTGCATGGATTTGCCTTGCTGGATGGGAATGAATCCTCAAAGGCTAACAGACCGTGCAAGCTTGTGCCACCGTCATGGTGTTCGCATGCAGCAGGCCACTCGTGGGCGCCATAGAATGAACGCTTCAGGGCCTGCCCTTGTTTTGGCTCGATTGCATTGGAGACCGCATGAACATCCACCTCAGCCTGACGCCCCTGATCTCACTCATTGCGGGGATCCTCATCCTGCTCATGCCCAAGCTGCTGAACTTCATCGTGGCCATCTACCTGATCCTGATCGGGCTGGTGGGCCTGTTCGGCACCAGGATGTTTCACTTGACCTGACGCGGGCATTCCTCGCAAAGCGGGAATTTCGATGAGTGAACCTGTCGTGTGGACCAGCGACGGCAGCCCGCACAGTCCCCGCTTCAACGACCGGTACCGCTCGCGTTCCGGGGGCGTTTCGCAGGCGGCGTCGGTGTTTCTTGCAGGGTGTGGCCTGCCCCGGCGCTGGCGCGGCAAAACCGGGTTCACGGTGCTGGAGACCGGTTTCGGCCTGGGCCTGAACTTCCTGACCACCTGGGCCACCTGGGAGGCCGATGCGCGGCGCTGCGACCATCTGCATTTTGTGTCGGTGGAGGCTTATCCCGTGGCAGCCGCGGACATCGTGCGCAGCGCGCGGGGGCCGAACACAACAGGCGACGCAGACGCTCCTTTGCTGGCGCGCGTGCAGGCCCTGGCGCAGCAACTCGCCGGGGCCTGGCAGGACCTGTCGCCCGGCATCCATCACCTGGACTTTGCCGAGGGACGGGTGCAATTGACGCTGGCCGCCGGCGAGGTGCTGCCCATGCTGGAGCGACTGGCCTGCGAGGCCGACGCGGTGTACCTGGATGGCTTCAGTCCCGCCGTCAATCCAGAGATGTGGTCTCACGCCACGTTGCAGGCGATGGCGCGCCATTGCCGACCGGGCACGACGCTGGCGACCTATACCGTGGCCCACAGCGTGCGCGAGGCGCTGGAGCAGATCGGTTTTCGCGTGGAAAAGCGCCAGGGGCTGCCACCCAAACGCCATCGGCTCGAGGCGGTGTTTTTGCCAGCGGACCACTAATGGGTGAGCTTCTGAGGTGTCTGATGGACGGGCGCAAACGGCCATAGCGGTAGGCCGCAAGTCTTGTGTTCGCGACCGCTTCAGACTGACTCCGGACATTCGGATTCGCTGATAGCTGACGCCCAACGATGTGAGGCGGGACCGACGGAGGAGCGCAATTGGATCTCGGCTCTACGATGGCAATGCATCAGTTCCGCTGTCTTGAAGTTGACGCCGATGCGTATTTGACCGGGCTCGCCGTAAACACGGATCACCTACACAACAAAGAAAACTTGGCGAAATCACGGACCACAGATCGCTGTGTCATAGTCAGGAAAAATCGTCACCGTTGGTCAAATCGGCATCGGCAATAACACGCCCAAAATTGGGAGAGCAAAACATGTTCGGATTCGGGAAGGCTTCAAAGCAAAATTCGCCCATCTTTAAATTTGGCGACGGCAAAAGAATTACCGCGGATGAATTTGGGTATTTGGGCGTGCGCTGGTCGGGTGAACTGTCCGCAAAGTTTATTGGCGAA encodes:
- a CDS encoding IclR family transcriptional regulator; its protein translation is MEKSRRGIQSIEIGSALLLQLARHVRPIPLKDLAKAAGMTAGKAHPYMVSFLNVGFVTQTDAGHYELGPLALQLGLARLQRMDPVKEASQQIEALANDTGQSVAVAVWGNLGPTIVRLEEPIEPLHVNLRTGTVMSLANTATGRLFAAYMPPKVVEHLLSDELARLSKGVNSKIPVVHEVLEASLAETRKHGLSRSLGQPIPGIDALCAPVFDSAGHIVLGILVMGPSATFDSSWDGAVATPLLRCALEVSRRVGHN
- a CDS encoding alpha-E domain-containing protein, yielding MLSRTADHLFWMSRYTERAENTARMIDVNYQTALLPQSAAVAQLGWQGLLSISELLPMYTAKHGEVTSCGVMEFMVRDESNPSSILSCLRAARENARAVRGTLTTEVWETQNQTWLEVNRMLRAGEFEQDPGQFFEWVKFRSHLSRGVTVGTMLMDEALHFMRLGTFLERADNTARLVDVKFHAVQSDFFGAATEQDQEYDFYHWSAILRSVSGFEIYRKVYRDVIRPERVAELLILRADMPRSLHASLNEVVSNLHLVASDAACETLRRAGRLRADVQYGRIDEILATGLHAFLTQFLDRVNELGAHISREFLVPATAWCTAA
- a CDS encoding circularly permuted type 2 ATP-grasp protein, with protein sequence MVKFDEMYTRLPYEFFSHGAQIRDHYKIYDEWLARQPGDMMAKRREEAEMIFRRVGITFAVYGAKDENGFGTERLIPFDLIPRIIPAHEWAALERGLVQRVTALNRFLHDVYHDQAIIKAGLIEADQITRNAQFRPQMVGVDVPNQIYSHIAGVDIVRAPDAQGNGEYYVLEDNLRVPSGVSYMLENRKMMMRLFPDLFNAHHVAPVAHYPDLLLETLRASSPPATADPTVVVLTPGMYNSAYFEHAFLAQQMGVELVEGQDLFVKDNFVYMRTTRGPMRVDVIYRRVDDDFLDPLVFRPSSTLGCAGLLEVYRAGNVSICNAAGTGIADDKSIYPYVPQMIEFYLGEKPILNNVPTHICRRPDDLKYVLAHLKDLVIKEVHGAGGYGMLVGPASTTAEIEEFRQALLANPGGYIAQPTLSLSSCPTFVESGIAPRHIDLRPFVLSGKEVQMVPGGLTRVALKEGSLVVNSSQGGGTKDTWVLEMGARPVAQAQLQSQLQSQSQSSAARS
- a CDS encoding DNA internalization-related competence protein ComEC/Rec2 yields the protein MRNTWHQGGYRAATGAAPAFAALPGFIAGTALQLQQPALWFWPVYACFVVVAIILYGVAATKHVASAGSFWRRCAAFVAAAVLGFSLCGLRATAFEHDALAPALEGRDIAVVGVAAAMPQRSEVGLRFRFSVESASLDGAPVALPPQIYLSWYGSGYGAMGAPAGDAPAAAVQPLADVRAGERWRMTVRLKAPHGNSNPYGFDYELWLWEQGLQATGYVRAGPKDAVPQRLGDTWQHPVERVRQQVRDAVQARVAERQLAGVIAALVVGDQNAIERADWDVFRATGVAHLMSISGLHITMFAWLAAALVGWLWRRSARLCLFYPAPSAALIGGVLLATAYAVFSGWGVPSQRTIWMLATVGLLRLSGRRWPWPQVWLLACAVVLVVDPWALMQAGFWLSFVAVGVLFATDPGAGGVRPVGARGRLLTMAHEQWVVTLALTPLTLLLFGQVSVVGLLANAVAIPWVTLVVTPLSMLGIVLAPLWDAAAGAIAALGWYLKLLAQLPFATVSIASPAVWAGAAGVFGGLLLAMRLPWSLRVLGLPLMLPVLLWQPHRPPDGQFELLAADIGQGNAVIVRTAAHTLVYDTGPRFSQESDAGQRVLVPLLRALGERVDTVMLSHRDSDHIGGAPAVLAMQPQANLLSSIEAGHELQALRPATRCVAARDGGQRWAWDGVSFEVLRPNAADYEVPNKPNAMSCVLRISNGAQTALLVGDIEQPQEARLVADVADLIKADVLLVPHHGSKTSSSALFLDAVRPHWALVQAGYRSRFGHPAPPVLARYEERGIRVVDSVHCGAATWSSAQPGQVGCQREAGLRYWHHRVP
- a CDS encoding transglutaminase family protein, encoding MTAMLTGRAPNTATGSRGAHLARRLGVTGQHITPGFEDTWYYLWRERRLPVNVDPFDARLDDEMERARLRRVFEQKLDAVVGYVLPLKVSEAPSRAGPAWVTGPWSLRDERMYLVEQAPSAPRGALPAASDLSARYGHAGAVPYLAGTGPQGEAARLLQGRAGGSGTGSALTGRHTNPGDFVRAPDRFESAHWISRSALCVEVRDPRRASGPTGEAVGHKSGVLYVFMPPLEKLEDTSICSPPSKPRAPNWA
- a CDS encoding IlvD/Edd family dehydratase; translated protein: MNMKSTDQTKHHSEDAVLNETGLRKGLTSYGDQGFSLFLRKAFIKGAGYTDTALDRPVIGIANTGSSYNPCHGNAPQLIEAVKRGVLLAGGLPMDFPTISIHESFAAPTSMYLRNLMSMDTEEMIRAQPMDAVVLIGGCDKTVPAQLMGAASAGIPAIQLITGSMLTGSHRGERVGACTDCRRYWGKFRAGEIDAQETANVNNQLVASVGTCSVMGTASTMACIAEALGMTVPGGASPPAVTSDRIRIAEATGARAVQMARDRLTIDKILTPAAFENAMRVLLSIGGSTNGIVHLAAIAGRVGLEIDMQALDRMGRGTPVLLDLKPSGQHYMEDFHKAGGMAALFRELKPLLRLDALTVTGRTLGQEIESAGPGFAQDVIRPIDNPIYPQGGIAVLSGNLAPGCAIIKQSAADPKLMEHEGRAVVFENAEDLVNRIDLDDLDVTPEDVLVLKNIGPKGAPGMPEAGYIPIPLKLARAGVKDMVRISDGRMSGTAFGTIVLHVTPESAVGGPLAQVRNGDRIRLSVRNREISLLVSDEELVQRARANVLIEPTAERGYRKLFLQTVTQADKGVDFDFLRAPQITGKTPRS
- a CDS encoding potassium channel beta subunit family protein, with the protein product MQYRRLGRSGLQVSELSVGSWVTYHNQVNVAAAREMLAAARDAGVNFFDNAEAYARGKSEVVMGEAFKALKWPRLSYIVSTKFFWGLDRDVQPVNHKDTLNRKYLMQAIDGSLRRMGLDFIDLVYCHRPDPHTPIEETVWAMSDMISRGKALYWGTSEWSAEEIRAAWDIAERHHLHKPVMEQPQYNLFHRKRVEQEYTRLYEDIGLGLTTWSPLAGGLLTGKYRNGVPAGSRGAIEGMGYLVKGLTDAAKNAVVTKLEAVASELNCSLGQMAIAWAARNPRVSTVITGASKISQLQDNLGAVDVLPQLTPEVMGRIDQITSPLAS
- a CDS encoding DUF3096 domain-containing protein, whose product is MNIHLSLTPLISLIAGILILLMPKLLNFIVAIYLILIGLVGLFGTRMFHLT